The following coding sequences are from one Arthrobacter crystallopoietes window:
- a CDS encoding DUF6177 family protein, with translation MSHASAFDFSSAATGVLFQDKPVTYLSPWIAKSHAAAQEDGRRFAVLTPGTAAISLPLSMLLAEPGCQWLATSADGTFFDGFTGRVHEWNGEVFEPLDELAEDFLLTPRTPGGLLHVRAETMHPASLGTRIGEFTGQLFTELTGHPPVGWGRAEPVSEPWDTAAITAHCYDRAPETSVLVAVGQPRVGTAAAAIAVVTVERSAAGVHESVELLAESTDPLDPDQLDAFAARMHRSHARTAVLGHAVGFSNLVRPARFTGMSVPACAFFGSEALRDFGARQALAAAGPRARLIGVPPVQSLAVNYAQEPAPEEKHPLEAWAELAGKLSGQLPG, from the coding sequence GTGAGCCACGCTTCCGCCTTCGACTTCAGCAGTGCCGCCACCGGGGTCCTTTTCCAGGACAAACCCGTCACCTACCTCTCGCCCTGGATCGCCAAGTCGCACGCGGCAGCCCAGGAAGACGGACGGCGCTTCGCCGTGCTGACACCGGGTACCGCCGCGATCAGCCTGCCCTTGAGCATGCTGCTCGCGGAACCGGGCTGCCAATGGCTGGCCACCAGCGCGGACGGCACGTTCTTTGACGGCTTCACCGGCCGGGTCCACGAATGGAACGGCGAGGTCTTCGAACCGCTGGACGAGCTCGCCGAGGACTTCCTGCTGACCCCGCGCACGCCCGGCGGACTGCTCCATGTCCGGGCGGAGACCATGCACCCGGCAAGCCTTGGCACCCGCATCGGGGAGTTCACCGGGCAGCTGTTCACCGAACTCACCGGCCACCCGCCCGTCGGCTGGGGCCGGGCCGAACCGGTCAGTGAGCCATGGGACACCGCGGCGATCACGGCCCACTGCTATGACCGGGCACCGGAAACCTCCGTGCTGGTTGCCGTGGGACAGCCGCGGGTGGGGACGGCGGCAGCGGCGATCGCCGTCGTCACGGTGGAACGATCCGCGGCCGGGGTACACGAAAGCGTGGAGCTTCTGGCGGAAAGCACAGATCCGCTGGACCCTGACCAGCTGGACGCCTTTGCCGCACGCATGCACCGCAGCCACGCCCGCACCGCCGTCCTGGGCCACGCCGTCGGCTTCAGCAATCTTGTCCGCCCGGCGCGTTTCACTGGCATGTCCGTTCCGGCCTGTGCGTTCTTCGGATCGGAGGCGCTGCGGGACTTCGGTGCCCGGCAGGCGCTGGCAGCCGCGGGGCCGCGCGCACGGCTGATCGGAGTTCCGCCGGTGCAGTCCCTGGCGGTGAATTACGCGCAGGAACCCGCCCCGGAGGAGAAGCACCCGCTGGAAGCCTGGGCGGAACTTGCGGGCAAACTTTCCGGCCAGCTGCCCGGCTGA